One window of the Chryseobacterium shigense genome contains the following:
- a CDS encoding S9 family peptidase — translation MKAPQAKKIEKILEKHNDRRTDNYFWLNERENPEVIQYLEEENAYEEFMMKDTEAFQEELFEEMKARYKKDDESLPYFFNGYWYIVRYEEGKEYPIFCRKQASLDNAEEILIDVNILAEGESYFEVGSVAVSPNNELVSFSTDNVSRRIYTINFKNLVTGEIFPDQILNTTGKAVWANDNEHVFYTRKDESLRAFQVYRHKLGTDSLEDVLIFHEKDDTFDVNVFKTKSMEYIFIASSSTISDEHRFIPSNDVFAEWKIIQPRIDDLEYSVEHYEDEFYIITNADDSTNFKIVKTKIDNCSMENWVDVIPHRAEVLLEGFEIFRDYLVLEEREEGLLQIKIIDEKTQESYYLPFSDPTYTTYIGINMEFDTEVLRYGYTSLTQPSSTYEYNMKEKTTQLLKQQEVLGGKFLPENYISERIWAESRDGETRIPISLVYHKDTQKSSDTPLLLYGYGSYGHTVDASFSNVRLSILDRGFIYAIAHIRGGEYLGREWYEDGKMLYKKNTFFDFIDAGKHLIKENYTSSNHMYAMGGSAGGLLVGAVVNYEPKLFNGIVAQVPFVDVVTTMLDETIPLTTGEYDEWGNPNDKEYYQYMKEYSPYDNVEAKDYPHMLITTGLHDSQVQYWEPAKWTAKLRELKTDDNLLLFKTDMSSGHGGASGRFESLKEDALEYAFLLMIDKK, via the coding sequence GAAAGAGAAAACCCTGAAGTCATACAATACCTTGAAGAAGAGAATGCCTATGAAGAGTTTATGATGAAAGACACGGAAGCTTTCCAGGAAGAGCTTTTCGAAGAAATGAAGGCCCGTTATAAAAAAGATGACGAATCTCTCCCGTATTTCTTTAACGGATACTGGTATATTGTACGCTATGAGGAAGGAAAAGAATACCCTATTTTCTGCAGAAAACAAGCAAGCCTGGACAATGCAGAAGAAATCCTTATTGACGTTAATATTTTAGCAGAAGGTGAATCCTACTTTGAAGTGGGCAGCGTTGCCGTTTCTCCCAATAATGAGCTGGTCTCTTTTTCAACAGATAATGTAAGCAGACGAATTTATACTATCAATTTCAAGAACCTTGTAACCGGGGAAATTTTCCCGGACCAGATCCTGAATACAACAGGAAAAGCGGTTTGGGCCAATGATAATGAACACGTTTTTTACACCAGAAAGGATGAAAGTTTGCGCGCTTTCCAGGTATACAGACATAAACTGGGTACAGATTCTTTAGAAGATGTCCTGATTTTCCATGAAAAGGATGATACTTTTGATGTGAATGTATTTAAAACAAAGTCGATGGAATATATTTTCATTGCAAGCTCAAGTACAATTTCTGATGAACACAGGTTCATTCCTTCCAATGATGTTTTTGCAGAATGGAAAATTATCCAGCCAAGAATAGATGACTTGGAGTATTCGGTAGAACATTACGAAGACGAATTTTACATCATCACAAACGCAGATGATTCCACGAATTTCAAGATCGTAAAAACGAAAATTGATAATTGCAGCATGGAAAACTGGGTAGATGTGATCCCACACCGCGCTGAAGTTCTTCTGGAAGGCTTTGAAATTTTCAGGGATTACCTTGTTCTTGAAGAAAGAGAAGAAGGCCTCTTGCAGATCAAGATCATTGATGAAAAAACACAGGAGTCTTATTATCTTCCTTTTTCTGATCCTACTTATACAACCTATATAGGAATCAATATGGAGTTTGATACGGAAGTTCTGCGTTACGGTTACACTTCATTAACTCAGCCAAGCTCAACATACGAGTACAATATGAAGGAAAAAACCACTCAGCTTCTTAAACAACAGGAAGTTCTCGGCGGAAAATTTCTTCCCGAAAACTATATTTCAGAAAGAATCTGGGCAGAATCAAGAGATGGGGAAACAAGAATCCCGATTTCCCTGGTTTACCATAAAGACACTCAAAAATCTTCAGACACGCCTTTATTATTATACGGTTATGGAAGCTATGGCCATACTGTGGATGCAAGTTTTTCCAATGTAAGGCTTTCCATTTTAGACAGAGGATTCATTTACGCTATCGCTCACATCCGTGGCGGGGAATATTTAGGCAGAGAATGGTATGAAGACGGAAAAATGCTTTACAAGAAAAATACATTCTTCGATTTCATTGATGCGGGAAAGCATTTAATTAAGGAGAATTACACATCATCCAACCACATGTATGCAATGGGCGGAAGTGCAGGCGGACTTCTGGTAGGAGCTGTAGTAAATTATGAACCTAAACTTTTTAACGGAATTGTAGCACAGGTTCCTTTTGTAGATGTGGTTACGACAATGCTGGATGAAACGATTCCCCTAACAACCGGGGAATATGATGAATGGGGAAACCCCAATGACAAGGAATATTATCAGTACATGAAAGAATATTCGCCTTACGATAATGTTGAGGCAAAAGATTATCCCCACATGCTGATTACAACAGGTCTTCACGATTCCCAGGTGCAATACTGGGAACCGGCAAAATGGACGGCCAAGCTTAGAGAATTAAAAACAGATGACAATTTATTGTTATTCAAAACTGATATGAGCTCAGGCCACGGCGGTGCAAGCGGAAGATTTGAATCCCTGAAGGAAGATGCGCTGGAATATGCATTTCTTTTAATGATTGACAAAAAATAA